The Pseudanabaena sp. PCC 6802 genomic interval GAGGCTGGATGAACTACTACGGCATTTCCCAGCATTACAGTCCGATTGAGCAGTTGGATGGTTGGTTGCGGCGACGGATTCGTATGTGTTATTGGAAACAGTGGCGCAGACCTCGCACCCGTATTCGCCATCTGCTGGCATTAGGAACTAGTAAGCGACAGGCGATTTTGACGGGCATTAGTCGCAAAGGCTATTGGCGTTTGTCAAAGACTCTGGCGACCCATACGGGTATGTCGAATCAGTGGTTACAGCAACAGGGTTGGCTTTCAGTGCGAGATCTTTGGATGAAAGTCCAGGGTTATGCCTGATTTTCCTTTGGGTTTGTTTGCGCGGCAATTATGAACCGCCCGGTGCGGACCCGCACGCCGGGTGGTGTGGGAGGGAAGGACTAAACACCCTTCTCGACCCGATTATACAGTGTTTTCAAGGACTATCTACTGGCAAGTCCAGCTCATCGCGCATTAGTTGATCAGTAGTCAGACCAAAAATGTCTGCTACCTTCAGTATCATCTCAGCATTAGGGACTCTTCTCCCTTTCTCTAATTGCGATACAAAGGTATTATGCACATCTAGCATCTTACCTAAATCTGTCAGCGTCAATCCGCGCTGAATTCTCAGTTGGTATAGTTTTTCTCCAAACCTCTTCATAAAACTTAATTGACTAAGCAACGCAATTAACGCTAAACTCTCATAGCAATAGCTATGAAATCTCGAAATACATTGGTACCTTAAGCACTATGCCCCTTTCCGTAACAAATCACAAGGCTCTTTCCACCGTGAGTGATATTGCAGCCTCTTGTAATTCCCTTACTTGTGCAGAGTACTTTGCAGGAATTGGGCTGGTAAGATTGGGACTAGAGAAAATGGGCTGGAAAGTCGTTTTTGCAAATGATTGGGCACACGACAAATTTGAAATGTATTCTGCTCATTTCAGAGATGCAAGCCAGCATTACAAGGTTCAAGATATTTTTTCTATTTGTCATGCTGATGTTCCTAATACACTACTTGCAACAGCTTCATTTCCATGTATCGATTTATCCTTGGCAGGCAACTTGAAGGGCATTAGCGGCGAACATTCTAGCGCTTTTTGGGGGTTTACTCAAATTCTTGAAAATCAAGCAAGTAAACCATACCTCGTAATGCTAGAGAATGTAACAGGGTGGCTTACTTCAAATAATGGTCAGGACTTCCGAATCACGATTCAGGAATTGAATAGGTTGGGTTATGCTTGTGATGTTTACGCTATCGATGCAGCACATTTTGTGCCTCAAAGTAGACCTCGCATCTTTGTTATTGGGGTGCATACTTCCCATTCAGATCAGAACATACTCACTCTTTTAAAACGTTCTCCCTCACTTAAGACCAAGGCACTTGAAAAAGCAGTCATGGCTAATCAGGATTTGCGTTGGCATTTTGTAGAAGTTCCATCACTGCCTGAAAAGGTAAAAACAAATGTGAGTTGTATTGTGGAACATGTACCCAACGATGATGTTCGTTGGTGGCTAAATGATGAAGTGAATCGCCATTTGAGCATGATGTCGCCTGTCAATCTAAATTATCTAAAGGAATTCCAGAATTTACCGTATTACTCTTATTGCACAATGTATCGGCGGGTACGAATAGGAAAGCAACGAGCAGAACTTAGAAAGGATGGCATTGCAGGTTGCTTAAGAACTGCTAGAGGCGGCAGTAGTCGGCAAATGTTAGTCAGAGTTGGACAAGGAACTATCAAAATGCGCCTTATGACACCTCGTGAGTATGCAAGACTACAGGGCGTGCCAGATAACTACCCCATTCCATCACAAATCAATCAAGCTTTGACTGGATTTGGTGATGCTGTTTGCGTACCTGTCATTACCTGGATCGCTGAAAATGTCTTTAGTACTTTAGTTAAGGCGCTTCAAGAAAATACGTTAGCTCTCCATTGCTGATTTCTAACAGTCGAACACCTTGACTCCTGACAAAGCCATAAGTTACCGAACGTCGAAACCTCTGTCTGTCCGCAGTTTCATAGTTTTGAACTAATTCGGGTAACCATTTGTCAAACGTGGAAATCATCTTGGTACGCTCGACCAGCCAAATTTCAACATTTGTATATGTTTCGCTTCTAGCGACAAAGATGTGATCTACATCTCTGTCATCTGTTAGTTTGTCCAACCCACGATTTCTGTGATACTGGTACTCAAAGCTGCCTCCAATAACAGCAGACTTAACTTCATAATTCATCAAATCTGCTCCGTCTCCTCTTCGTGCTCTATCATTCAGTAAAATTGCAGCAAACACCTCCCAATCTTTTGAGCCTACACTTCCTTGTAAAGAGAAGCCGTACCGTTCATAAATTTCGGCTTTATTCTGGCTATATTCGAGAATGTATGCTCTGTAAAAAGAGTAAGCTTCTTGAACTTGAAGATTTGGCACACAAATCACCCTCAATAAATGCTACACGCCGAGGATGAGTATATGCAAGAATGTGTCACTCTGGTCAAACTTTCGCTGTATAACGGTCGAATTGAGCGGCAATAGATCACCTCCAACTCAACACTGCAATATCTCAATATTGTCCGCTCCAATGATGTGTGTACGCCCAGTCATGTGGATTGTCAACCGAAAAATGAAGAAAACAAATAAATTTCAAACAAAATTAAGCCGAATCAGAACTTTCAGCATTTCCAGCATCGAATTTTAATAAGGTTCAAATTATCCCCATCCTCTTGTATTACTCTACTGAAAGTTCGTAACTCAATAGACCTCTTGCAAATTAGCCAACTGAGGAGCCTTGAGAGCGTTCAAAATTGTAGAGACCAGCAATTAGATTGCAACGCAAACCAAAGCGGTGACGACGATTGCGATAGCGTCCAGATAAGATGCGGAAGATCTTCAAGCGGCGATTAACATGCTCAATGCCAACCCGTTGGCGCGCAAGTTGGCGGTTGAACGCTTTCTGCTCGGGCGTAAGCTGACCACCTTTCGGTTTCTTGTGGGGTAAGCGGCAGTAGAGATGCAGTTTCTGGATGCCTTGATAACCCTTGTCCTGCAAACTCTCGGTTTGAGGATGGAAATGGATGCCAGAAGCTTTGAACAGCTTGAAATCATGCCGTCGCCCCTTGCCGAAAAACGTACAGATAATCTGCCCAGTAAGAGCGTCAATTATGAGTTGACATTTGAGCGTGTGCCCTTTCTGTTTGCCGCTATAAAAGGCACGTTGGTGCCGCTTAGGACGCTCAATGCGAGTTTCAGTCACATCAACGTCGCGACTGTAGGTATCCCAAAGCCCCGCACCAACTGGCGCTTCCCAGGTAGTCGAAAGCGACGTGAGCGGATTAAAGTCTCCTCTACCCAATGCACTATTCGACAAACTGTAGACTCGCTGATGCCCCAACTAGTGGCGATGTGAAAGTAGGTGCGATATTCCCGCCAATACTCGAAGGCAACCAATATGCGGTCTTCTAGTCCGAGTTTAGGCTTGGCTCCAGGTGTTGGCGTTGCTCGCCACTCTGGTTTAAGCACTTTCACAATTGCTTTGAACGTATTAGTCTCGATACCAAATCGACGCTTAAAGTGTGCAGCAGGTAGGGTTTGCGCTATTATATAGTTCATCATCAGGACGCTTTTTCGTTATTGCTATGTCCTGATATTTTCCTATCTTGGGGTTCTTTGGCAACTCAACCTCAACCTAATCTGCAAGAGGTCTAATAAAAGAACCCTCTCGACAACCAGTCATTCGTAGTCATCATCGTAACAATGCTACACATTCCTCATTCGTTATAAAGGTTGCTGTGCCGCAAACAGCATGACGTGGTCAAAAAATGCTCACTGGGCGAACAACGCGGTCACAGCAGGAAAATTTGTCGATGTATCTTTTGTAATGAGTTTTTTCTAGTGCTGTACTACATTAATGAATTTTCCTGGAGGTTAAGCTGCTGGAGTTTCCGCAACAAGAAATTCTTTTTGGTAGTGCTCTCTTTTTTGAAAGGCTGCGCGAATCCGACCAATAAGTTTCCGAGCGACGGCAACGATGGCTTTGGTCTTTCCGGTTCTAGGATAAAGCCTCTCAAAAAAATCAGCCAGTGTTTTATCTTTCCCAATCGCTCTCCATGCGATCTCGATTAATATCCCTCTAACTCGACTATTGCCTTGGCGACTGATGTGACCTCGACGGATCGTTTCACCACTAGAATGTTCACTGGGGGTTAGACCTGTAAATGAGAACAACTGACGTTCATTCTTAAATTGGCACATATTCCCCAGTTCATTTGACAAGATCCGAGCAGACAGTGGCCCAACGCCAGGGGCGGAGCGGTAGGTCTTTTCGTTGGGGTCTTCTTTAGCTTGATGCTTCAGTTCTTCCTCAATCTTCTTAATTTCCTCATCTAGATTTCTCCAAACGCTCCAGTAGGCGTTAATCGCAATCGTTAATTCTTTTGATGGAGCATTTTCCAGAAGCTCATCGACGAGTATGTGGGTCATCTGGCGGGTCTCATCATCATCAATCAGCCCAAACTGGTGAAACTTCATCCTGATTTTGTTTTTGACAGCAGTGCGATCTTCGACAAGCTGTTGTCTGGTGCGACTCAGCAACCGATGGGCTTCTTCTACCTCACTGGGAATGCGGATTCCCTTTAATCGCCTTACTTCCAGCAGGGTGGATAATTTGAGCGCATCTCGTTTATCGGTCTTGACGCGGTCATTGACGGAAACTTCAACCCATGATGCATTCACCACTAGATTCTGGATTCCATGCTTCTTAAGTTCTCGATGTAGAACAAACCCTGAAAACCCAGCTTCATAGGCAGTATGGATGGTGGCTCCATCAAAATATTTAATGAGTTGTAGGGATAGAGTTTGAGGGGATGCTGCTGTTGTCCATTTCTTGACTACTTCTCCCTCTACTTTGGCAACGACAGCATAGGTCTTTTTATGCACATCAATTCCAATAAAGACTTCTTTGCCAACGTAAGATATCACCTTAGCATCTTTTTTCATGTTGCTACTCCTTGACTCCGAATTAGAGAGGTTAATACATTCCTACCTTCAGGTTCGCACCTTGTTGAGCGCTTTACAATCCATCATAGGAACAGCATGGGCGTGAACTAATGGGGTGAAAGTCCCCTGTAGGAGAACCAGCGTCCAAATGATCAATTTACAGATCCGAGTGACGACCACTACTAGCTTAAGAAGCCATTTAGGAAGTAAAAGGCGCACCAAAAGCAGGTATAAATACTGATGAAGTCTAGTATAAACCTGAAGAGATGCGCCGATCCTATAATACCGATTTATCCAACCAAGAATGGGAAATTATCGCACCCATGCTACCCAAACCATCAAAATGGGGTAGGCCACCCAAAACAAATATGCGAGAGTTACTGAATGCCATTTTCTATATACTCAAAAATGGTTGTACATGGCAGAATCTACCCCATGACTTTCCGCCTTACTCAACGGTCTATTTCTACTGGCAAAGGTGGGAAAGAACTGGGCTACTGGAGGAGATTAATCGCAAATTGAGCCAACAATTTAGGGAAAAGGTTAGTAAAGAGGCGACCCCAAGCTTGGTGAGTATCGATAGCCAGAGTGTGAAGACAACAGAAAGTGCGGGCAGTCGAGGTTTTGATGGCGGTAAGCAAATCAAGGGCAGAAAACGCTTCGCTATGGTTGACACCTTGGGCTTAGTTGTAAAGGTGTTGGTGTGTGCAGCTAACATCGGTGAAAGAGCAGGAGCTAAGCAGTTGTTACAGAATCTCACATCTCCATTACCACGATTAGAGAAAATTCTGGTTGATGCTGGATTCTCTGGTGATGAAATCACACAATGGGTCAACGACAACTTCGGATGGCTTTGGGAAGTTAGCAAACGGGCAGACAATCAGAAAGGTTTTGTAGTGGAGTCAAAGCGTTGGGTGGTAGAGCGAACCTTTGCTTGGTTAGGTAATTGTCGTAGACTAAGCAAGGATTATGAATTTTATGAGCAAATGTCTGAATCGTTTATTTACTTGGCTTTAATCCGCAAAATGCTAAGAAATCTGGCAACTGCGACTTCCTAAATGGGTTCTAAGGCAAGAGTGCTTTCGCGAGGAAGTGTTTGAAGGAAGCCGGATAGCAAACCGACGAGCCGACGAACAGAAATGTCATAGAAGGCTGAGACCCCTGGGTGAGTTGGCACAACACAACAAAACCTCTGGTTCAAGGGGCACAGTAAATGACACGGTTGCGGCGGGACAGTTCACGTTCTTATCTGGGGAGGTCTGTAAGGTTGCGGTTCTAAGAGTAAAGGGAGTCTGAATGAGGTAAGAGCCGGAAACGGTTAGGAAGCCACAGAACCCTAAAGCAAAAAGGACAGCCCACTAAGAGGGAACTCTTGGTGTCAAGCCTTGCAGAAGTCAGCAGAAGTCATAGTAGTCCAATCCAGGACGAAGGACAGAACATAATTGCCATAAGGAGGAGCAATGAACAACTCAGACGCATCGATGAACCCGACCGGGGGAGATGACGGATGGCGTGCTGACATAAAGCCAGCCTTAGACAACCTAATGGCGCGAATATTAGAGCGCAACAATGTGCAACAGGCATGGGGAAGGGTGAAATCGAACCAAGGAGCAGCCGGAATCGACGGTATGACTATAGGAGATTTCCTCGACTATGCAAGGGAGCATTGGACAGAGATTCGCGCTTCCCTGAAGGATGGTACGTATCAACCGCAG includes:
- a CDS encoding helix-turn-helix domain-containing protein, whose amino-acid sequence is MKRFGEKLYQLRIQRGLTLTDLGKMLDVHNTFVSQLEKGRRVPNAEMILKVADIFGLTTDQLMRDELDLPVDSP
- a CDS encoding DNA cytosine methyltransferase produces the protein MPLSVTNHKALSTVSDIAASCNSLTCAEYFAGIGLVRLGLEKMGWKVVFANDWAHDKFEMYSAHFRDASQHYKVQDIFSICHADVPNTLLATASFPCIDLSLAGNLKGISGEHSSAFWGFTQILENQASKPYLVMLENVTGWLTSNNGQDFRITIQELNRLGYACDVYAIDAAHFVPQSRPRIFVIGVHTSHSDQNILTLLKRSPSLKTKALEKAVMANQDLRWHFVEVPSLPEKVKTNVSCIVEHVPNDDVRWWLNDEVNRHLSMMSPVNLNYLKEFQNLPYYSYCTMYRRVRIGKQRAELRKDGIAGCLRTARGGSSRQMLVRVGQGTIKMRLMTPREYARLQGVPDNYPIPSQINQALTGFGDAVCVPVITWIAENVFSTLVKALQENTLALHC
- a CDS encoding IS5 family transposase (programmed frameshift); this encodes MNYIIAQTLPAAHFKRRFGIETNTFKAIVKVLKPEWRATPTPGAKPKLGLEDRILVAFEYWREYRTYFHIATSWGISESTVCRIVHWVEETLIRSRRFRLPGKRQLVRGFGIPTVANVDVTETRIERPKRHQRAFYSGKQKGHTLKCQLIIDALTGQIICTFFGKGRRHDFKLFKASGIHFHPQTESLQDKGYQGIQKLHLYCRLPHKKPKGGQLTPEQKAFNRQLARQRVGIEHVNRRLKIFRILSGRYRNRRHRFGLRCNLIAGLYNFERSQGSSVG
- a CDS encoding IS110 family transposase produces the protein MKKDAKVISYVGKEVFIGIDVHKKTYAVVAKVEGEVVKKWTTAASPQTLSLQLIKYFDGATIHTAYEAGFSGFVLHRELKKHGIQNLVVNASWVEVSVNDRVKTDKRDALKLSTLLEVRRLKGIRIPSEVEEAHRLLSRTRQQLVEDRTAVKNKIRMKFHQFGLIDDDETRQMTHILVDELLENAPSKELTIAINAYWSVWRNLDEEIKKIEEELKHQAKEDPNEKTYRSAPGVGPLSARILSNELGNMCQFKNERQLFSFTGLTPSEHSSGETIRRGHISRQGNSRVRGILIEIAWRAIGKDKTLADFFERLYPRTGKTKAIVAVARKLIGRIRAAFQKREHYQKEFLVAETPAA
- a CDS encoding IS5 family transposase, coding for MRRSYNTDLSNQEWEIIAPMLPKPSKWGRPPKTNMRELLNAIFYILKNGCTWQNLPHDFPPYSTVYFYWQRWERTGLLEEINRKLSQQFREKVSKEATPSLVSIDSQSVKTTESAGSRGFDGGKQIKGRKRFAMVDTLGLVVKVLVCAANIGERAGAKQLLQNLTSPLPRLEKILVDAGFSGDEITQWVNDNFGWLWEVSKRADNQKGFVVESKRWVVERTFAWLGNCRRLSKDYEFYEQMSESFIYLALIRKMLRNLATATS